ATTACTTCTCCACCGTTCACGGAGCTGTTGAGGCGGGCTATCGGGAAGCAGACCGCCTGATTGGTCATTACACCTCATGCAGTGTCAAGGCTTGAAAATCGTAATGTTTGCTAATGTATTCTTTTGCTATGTACTCTTCTGTATGTTTGGGTTCGTAAAATATGTGGTTtcttaataaaattattcCATCTTTTATATAAAAGCAGAAAAACTAGCTTGTATCATGATTTTCATATACGTAGCCTCTGAGTTATTTTAGGTAACTTTCTTTTCTgacaaatcaaaaaaataaagaaaaagtttttaaaaaaattgagGAGGAAAGCTCTACCGTTATCGCATTTGAAATTGGCGCCCAAAATCTATTTATCGATTATTTCACAGCTGTTTTTCTACCATCACCGCCAAGATTACAGCAACTTTTTTTTGACATAACATAACACAAcattaaaaaatgcaaataattagGAACTGCAGCAGTAAGCTACTCAGACACAAGTACCTGTGCCAGCCAAGGGTCTACGCCCTATACTATAGTACCCTCAAAGGTGCGTTACCTCCAGTTTCATTCAAAAACCCAGTACCGGCTGAGGAACTCAACTTCTTTCCCCTTTCAGATGCGGCTAAGGAGCTTCCGTTGGCAGCAGGATACCAGCCACGGCCAGTGGAAAACGCGTACTGGGAGCGGGAGGAGCGCCAGGCCAATCTGCCCAAGGCTTCGGCCAGCAGTTGCAAGCGGGGCACCTATCGCATGCTTCTGCCGCCGCCAAATGTAACCGGCAATCTGCATTTGGGCCACGCACTGATGGCCACCGTGCAGGATGTGATTGCCCGCCAGCGCGAACAACTCGGCTACCATGTGGACTGGGTGCCAGGCACAGATCACGCGGGCATTGCCACCCAGGTGGTCGTGGAACGCACTATTGCCGCTTCTCAGGCGAAAACGCGTCAGGAGCTGGGACGCTCGGCCTTTCTGGACGAAGTGTGGCGCTGGAAGGCGGAGAAGGGTGCAGGTATTGTGCAGGATCTCCGTCAACTGGGCTGCAAGCTCAACTGGCAGCGAGAATACTTTACTATGGACGAGCAGCAGGCGCATGCAGTGAACGTAGCATTCGAGCGACTCTTTGACGAAGGTCTAATTCAACGGCGCAACTCGCTCGTCAACTGGTCCACCACCCTGCGTTCCGCCATATCTGATATCGAGGTGGATGTTGTCGACATCAAGGAGCCGGTTGAGATGGCCGTGCCCGGCTACGAACACAATGTGCTCTTTGGCCGGATCTATGATTTGGCCTATCGTGTGGTGGATGGCGAAACGCTGCCCGATGGTTCAGTTGAGGAGATTGTGGTGTCCACCACTAGACCAGAGACCATTTTGGGAGATGTAGCTGTCGCAGTACATCCGCTCGATCCACGCTACGCCAAGTACCGAAACCTGGATCAGGTGAACCTGAAGCACCCCTTCCGTGATGACACCATTCCACTCGTTTTCGATATCTCCGTGGACCAGGAGCTTGGCACCGGTGCAGTGAAGATCACACCTGCCCATGACAAATTTGATTTCGAGCTGGCCAATCGCCATAAGCTTCAGCCTCGCCAGGTGTTCAACGAAACGGGCCATGTGCTGGAGGAGTATTCCGAGTTCAAGGGCATTCCGCGCTTTGAGGCGCGTGAGCTCATTGTCAATCGCCTGGAGGAATTGGATTTGCTGCGCCAGGTGCGCTCTCATACCATGCAGTTGCCCATCTGCTCGCGCTCCAAGGACGTCATTGAGTACATGATATTGCCGCAGTGGTTCCTCAAGTGCAAGGAGTTGGCAAAGGATGCCTTATCTGAACTCCATAGCGGACGTCTGCAAATCCTGCCTCCGAGCTTCGAAACGGAGTGGGAACGCTGGCTGCAGGACAGCCGCGACTGGTGCATTTCCCGGCAGTTGTGGTGGGGCCATCAGGTACCCGCATACGAGGTGATCGACTCCCAGGGAAAAAGTCAATGGGTGGCTGCCGTTAGCGAGAAGGCAGCCAGGCAGAAAGCCAAACAACTCGTGGGTAGCGAGGAATTTACTTTAAAACGCGACCCGGATGTTCTGGACACTTGGTTTTCTTCGTCGCTGCTGCCCTTCTCCACGGCCGGTTGGCCGGAGGAAAGCTACAAGGAAAGGTATCCTTTGGACATAATGCAGACGGGCCACGATATTATCTTCTTTTGGGTGGCGcgcatgatgatgatgggtcTGAAGCTGACCGGCGAGGCACCCTTTCAGAGAATATTGCTGAACGGCATTGTGTGCGATGCCCATGGCAGAAAAATGTCCAAGAGTCTCGGCAACATCGTGGCCCCACAGCAAGTGGTCCAGGGCGCCAGTTTAGAGGTAACTTATGCCATTCTCAGCATTAATCATACAtcaattttacttttacttttcatcTGCAGAGCCTGAAGGCTGGCTTAGAGCAATCCTGCGAGGCGGGCATCATTAAGCCGGCAGAGTTGAAGACCTCCACGGCTGGAATGACGAAAATGTTCCCCAATGGTATCCAGGAGTGCGGCACCGATGCGCTACGCTTCACCCTGATGAGCCACAACATCAAAAGCCACTTCATCAGCTTCGATGTGAACGCCTGCTACACCAACAAACTGTTCCTAAACAAGATTTGGCAAGCAATGCGCTTTACACTCGGCTCTGCCAAGGGGCTGGGCATCTCGCTGCATCAGTTTGAGACACTTGAAGGTGTGAGTCTGGGCATTTGGGATCGCTGGATCATCGGTCGCCTGGCCGAGACCTTGTCTGTCTGCTCGCAGAGCTATGGCAACTACAATTTCCACTTGGCCACAGCAGCCCTAAAGACCTTTTTCTATCAAAATCTCTGTGATACTTACTTGGTAAGTTTGTTGTCATTAGATTGGTAATGTACAAACCCAAAAGCTTCTAAAATCGACAGGAAACCACCAAAACTGCGATAGCTAATCGCACTGCCGATGCCTACATCCATGTGGGCACCCTGACTGCTTGCCTTAGCTGGGGTCTGCAGGCGATGGCCCCATATACGCCCTTTGTGGCTTCCGAGTTGCTGCAGCATGTGCCCCTTAATATAGAGCTAAAACTGTCCGACTACAAGGATGAGCAGTTGGCCGAAGAGGTCAACGAAATAGTGAGCATCTGCCAGAATGTGCGGCAGATTAAGAGTCGCAACGAGATCAGCAAGCGGCACCAGCCGCACCTCAGCTTGTTCGCCCAGAATACGGACTCGGAGGGAGTGCTTCGTCGCCACTTGCCGCAGATCAAGGTGCTCACTCGCTGTGAAGACGTGGAGCTGGAACTGCTGGACGAGAGCTCAAAGATTTCAAAGCAACTCAGCTTCTTCTCCACGGCTGGCGCACTCTGCTCCTTCGGCTTGAGGGTGAGCGATGGATTGGCCGTGACGGCGGAAAAACGCGACGAGATGCAGCTGGCCAATACTAAGAAACTGAAAAAGCTGGTCACCGAACTGCAGCGGTATCGCATGCGTCTGGATAACGAAGCGTTCCAGCTGATGGCCGACAAGAATGTTAAGACGCACTTCGAAAATAAGGTAAGGCGCCATAATGTTTTGTTCTTTAACTAAACTATGTTTACTCGTTCTTTATTGCAGGTCAAAGAGTTGGAGGCGGAAATCAGCAGTCTCACTCGGCTGGCAGTGTCGTCCTAATCCACTGCATAGAAATAAGCTTAGATTAAATAAGCTTAGCTTCCTTGTTGTCTTACAACCGCCTAAGTCATCTGTTTGTTTAGATTTAAAGACTGCcataattattaaatgcgCAAAGTACCTTGAAAAGGTATTAAGCCTTAAGATATTAAACCTTTGCCTGTAGTCAACTTCTTTTAGGAAAATTTTGACATTTCTTTTGTCCCATAAACCGCAAAATActacatatttttgttgaatttgttttaaaatccCATTAGATCATTTTTGCTAATTGCCAAGTTCACGAAATCAAACGAATATTGGTTTAAATCGGAAATGGTTATAGTTTTTACACTTTCCAATGTTAATTAGGGTTTATATTTACTAGATGCTTTGCACAAATTCCTCGAAAGGATCCCCAATTTCTCTCCGCCAGTTAAGTAGCGCGATTTTTAGTTATGCTATGATTATCAagtcttttattttatactaTATTTACAGAATTGGACATGCGTTCTGCGAATACGACAAGTAGAAGCCACGATTCGAGATGTCCATGTCCTCGTTACTATCGGTGACTGTGTAGACAACGAAGGGCTTCGCCGACGTGGTCGTGGATACCAGACCCAGTCCACAAAAGCGATCGCTGGGCATCGAAACTCCGCCCTGCGTTGGCGCCGGTATGATGATGTAGTCGGTGGTGCATTCCTGGCTCTGCACGGATGAGGTGGCCAGCAGAGTGGGATCCACTGCACCCACATCGTTGGTCAGCGTAAAGGAGTACGTGTCGGAGCCAACCTGGCTGTAGGTGATGGAGCACATTCCCGTTGCCTTGCGTATGCAAATACCATAGTTGGTGTTCGCCAACTGCCTGGTGCCCTGCACTCCTATGGAATTGAGAGCGGAGGCAGCTGCCGAATTGTAGTTAAAACTGGCCAGGGTGCCGCTGCTGGGCATGTAGTACTGCAGGCAACCGGCCGGAGCCAAAGTGGCCGACGAGCATCCCAGCATCCTGATCTGGAACTGCCAGTTGCGGTTGAATGTATAGCTTCCGGAGGTGGCCACCGAGATGGTGATCGGATTGACGCCGTTAAAGTCCACATACACATGCTGACCGGCGTTCTCGCCACAAATGCTGGGCACTTGCGAGGCTCCTCCAGTGATGGTCAACGCATCCGTGGCGCAGGATCCATCGCCCGACGGTGGAGCCAGCGATAGCGCCAGGAAGTCCACACGCAGCTGGCAGATGGTCGAGTCCGGTGGAGTGACCACAATGGAGCACCGTCCGCCGCCGCCATAAGGAGCCGGATAGTTGCTGTTGTAGAAGTACGTATTGTTATAGGAAGTACTTGCTCCGCATGTCCTTTGATCTGCAGGGATAATTTGTTATTGAGTACTTGATTGAGGAACTTTTTGAAAGTACTTACAAATGCAGCAAATGGCCTGCGCTGTgatggaggagcagctgcccGCCGCCACTCCGCTGTTGTCCGAGCACTCGCCGTTGATGACGCAGGTGCCCAGGAGCAGGTTGTTGCCAATACAAATGTCGTTGGAGAAGCGACCGATTGTGTAGAAGGGAAACCctagaaacaaaagaaaaatggtCATTGGAATGACACTTAAAAATGCTCGGGGGGAATTATGACCGAAGGAATGGGAGATTGTAACTTTACTGTTCCAAGAAATTGCAGTCAGCCCTTTATCACTGATTGTAAAATCCAAAAACAGATAAGTTTACAGTAGTAAGttaataactaaaatataaaaatttgttaCTGAAAATGTAGAAGTGATCTAAGAGATAATTGGATTCTAAAACACTAAGCTTGGAATAAGCTTAAATACTTCTACTACCTGACTCAAATTAGTGAACAACTAGAAATCAAATCGCTAACTAAGCCTTTATTACTTAGCGAGGCTCCACTTTATACTCCACAAAATGCAATGCGCAAATGGAAACGTTTTCCGCGGAAGCAATGATGATTGTAGAACATGGGGACAGCTAAAACTGAAGAATCCACCTGCGGTACATGCACAGTGGGTGATAATTGAGGCCTGACCCACATACCTCCACCACGACGGAAAAACAAACTGCCGGCATTCATACGGTCAGATCTCGACCAGAGTAACCTGCTGCGGGGAGCTCAAACTTACAGCGAGGATGTCGCGATCCACTGCGCGCCAAGCTGGAGTTGCCGTCATCCAAGAGTTGGGTATCATTCGCCAGGAGCAGGGTTTCATTAGCCTTCGTCTCTGAAGTTAAGGACAAACTGCTGGCACGGGCCGCACTGTAGATGCCCACTATGTAGCTGCTGAAGAAGATGGCCACGAGGACCAAAAGCTGCGAGGAACGGCCACCGGCAGACATGGTAATCGTATGTCGTACGGATCACTTTCGGTTTTCACTCTGGGAGCTGGAGCTAGAGCTAGAGCTGGGACGGATTGGCTACCGATCGAGAGAGAGACGTTCACTCGCGCGTGTGACACAATGGATACTGAGCCGCTGGAGACCCCAGTTTTGGGGGCACAGTCGGATGGGCCAGCCCAGTGGGCTGCTCAGGTGCTAATTGAGAGAACCCGACGGCCTATGCACCGAGCACAGGGACGGCTCCAGACCACTTAATCGAAATGTGGAGGCATTTCTTATCTGCATTTAAGCATATGCATTTGCAATTCccaatgtaatttatttttaaatgtaatatttcCAATCGTAGTTTAAAGACATAAAAAAACATGATCCTATGaagaaaatataatcaaaatattttatataattccTTAATATCTAATACAATCTAATCTAATATAGTCATATATATTCTGATTCAATCTAATACTATCTTATATAATCCAATATAAGCTAATACAATCTAATTTAATCTAATACATTATAATATAATCATATATAACCCTAAAATATAATTCTCTCTAAGATTACAATCTACAACATTTAAGTATAGTCCAATATAGTTTATTACCAAATTATAAAGTAttatataaagaatataattATCCGATCCtatgaaaatatatgaaaaatatatgtttatcATGTTACTTTCAAGGACATGCAAGTCTTTCTGCATCGTGACTCATTTGCTGTGCTCAATGGTCCAATTTCACCATATGATCACCACCCCGATCCGCTCCTGTCCGGAGATCGTGTGGCGCCTATTTCGCCTGGTCGGGGAGAGAATGTGGAGCACTCACGCATGCCAAGTGCTCGGCTTCTAACTCGTATTGGCTTTATTGGTTACCCGAATTCACGCGTACCGCTTCTAGACAAAAACAAACCGATTTCTGGCCGAGGAAAGTGATAGAAATGCCTGACACTGCCACTGGTATCCAATTTGGCGGACTGAGCACGCGTGCAGCGCCGCATGATTCCCCGGATGGGATAAAAGAAAGTGTACGTATGtttgctctgctctgctctccTCTGCGGTATGTAAACCCAGCTCCTCACTGGCTTCACATACGTCTTCTTTCCGCTCGAGCCAGTTTTAGTGGCtataaataaaagcgaaaactCGACTCTATTGTGATCCATCCGTTTACAGACCGATCATGATGATGTAACGGTACCATCTAGGTGGGTTTGTGGGTTTGGCGCGTGTTTTGGACTGGCCTCAGCATGGGCTGATTACTGATCTGCTTTGGTGCATTTACTAGAACGCAGCACGACACGCACGACGCCAATTAGCAGGACACCACTAATCGCTGACTATGACACTAATTAAGGTTTAATCCCAAAAGGAAGGTAAAAGTGGATTGGATTGGGTTGGATTGTTTTCCAGGGCGCAGCTTAGAAAGTTGCGAGTGATTTGTGATTGATTTGTTGAGTTGCCAACTGCGAGCGGTCTATATAAGTTGGGGCTTTGTGAACTAtcttttcaaattaaaaaaaatgatttttttaaaaatagtttttggcTCTATAGATCGTAGTTCTATACGTGTTTTATACAAGGATTTAGTAAACcgtacaaatatttatactttaaatattaaataaagatttcATAAACTACTTTTGGTACTTTTTTCTAAACGCTTCTTCTAAATGCAAAAtctaaacatatttatataaaatataacaaaacGTTAAGTTTACAGCAAATGTTGCCTggctttttattaaaacagtATCTAGCAGCTAAACGCAAAGTGGGAAAACGAAGGCACCATTGCCGCTCCTACTCGATCTCGATAATGGCACCCGCCTTGGCCAGGGCCTCCTTGAGCTTCTCGGCCTCCTCCTTGGGGATGTCCTCCTTGACGATGGTCGGTGCGCTCTCGACAAACTTTTTGGCCTGGACCAGATTCATGCCCTCCAGCAGGTTCTTCACCTCCTTGATCAGCGCCACCTTCTGCTTCTCGTCGAACTTGACCAGCTTGACCTTGAAGGAGGTCTGCACCTTCTTGGGCGccgcctcctcctcatcctcggcGGGAGCAGCACGTGCCGGTCCAGCGGCGAATTGTGGGGCAAATGCGGTCTCGGGCAGGTTCAGTTTCTGTTTGAGCAGGGTGCTCAGCTCGGAAACCTCGAGCAGATTGAGGGCggcgatgttgttgacaatcgAGTCCAATTTGGGATTGGGTGGCTTGGCGGCTCCTTCCGGCGTGGGAGGCACCAGTTTCTCGGCTCCCGAGACTGCGGCGGCCGGAGCCGCTGCACTGTACATGCGATGCAGCTGCACTTGGCGCGAGATCTGGCGCAGGGCGAGGCGTGTGATGTGCATCTTATTGGTATCTGCAAGTTTTAAGTTAGCAAAGTGTTCAACTATCATATATAATCCATTTACTTATGATTTTCGGGTGACAAAATAAATTCTTTGGGCCGCAGCAGCAGGTTATGTGAGCAGTTTATCGATAAGCAACCAGGGCTGCaaacatattttgtttgaatGGCATTGCCATGCTTGCATAATACCATATGGTTCATAAAGTAACGTAAAAATACCGcacaacaaattatttattttaaagttatttaGTTTTTGCTTGTTAGCTATTTTCATAATAATGAAGAATTATCTTAATTGATCTAAAATTAAACGGGgcagtaaaatatttaaaattctaTTGCTTTTGAAACAGTACTCCCACGTAGTTTATTCcatctaaaaatatttgaaaataaaaaatgtattgtttgaatttaaattacaattttcttAGCTTTATTTAAGTTCGTAATTTAAATACAGAAATTACAAAGAGTACACCTTGACGTAGTCGATCTTCAGGTGACCCTCGTCCAGCCAGTGGTCCCTGTTCTTCTTGACTTCCTTCCAAAAGGCCTTCTGCGCCTGCGGGGCCTTCTCGTTCCAGGGCTTGACCTCGTGCTGGTACTCATTGAATCCGCCCACACTGAGTCCAAAGGTCAGGTAGAACTCCTGGTCGAAGGGCGCCAGTCCAGAGCCCTCCTCGAGTTTCTGGGCCTGCGGCAAACTCTTTCCGCCGGCTGTCGTCTCGCTGAATGCTCCCTTGGCACTTCCCTGGACGCACCACTCCTTGCCGTCCACCAGCCAGCGCAGTTCCCTGGGCGTCCATTCGAGGGTGTAGTTGTGGAAACTATCGCTCCAGTCCTCGGAGCTATCACCAGTACCTGGCTTCAGGCAATTCTTCACCGATCGCAGGGGCTCATCTGCAAAGAGCACGGCTGCGCCATACAAATCCAGATTAGCGCCATTCGGACGGGTATAAGCGACTCGCAGTTGTCCGGACCGATAGTCATCCACTCCGTAGATCGGACGCTTGGGCTGTAGCCAGATTTGTGGGGTTACCCATTGTGCCCGCGGCATTTTGGCTCGTACCTCCACACGGCCGTACTTGAAGGAGAAATCCTTGGAGGAGAACTGAGCGGTGACCATTGGCGGAAGTCCGTCATTCAGTGTTCGGCCATTTCTTACACAGTCGTGAGTATTCGCCTGTCCGGTGCACTTTTCACCCAGATCCAAACTTTCTCCTGATCCCTTCTTGAATTGTTTCTTCATCGTGTTTGTAGAGAGCACCACATGACCGTTGGCCAAGCACAAGGTTTCCGGCGCATCATCCACATAAACATTAAACTCGTAATCGGGTTGAGCGGAAAACCTGCGTTCCGCTTTCCACTTATTGGGATCCAGTTTGGCAGCGTTGAACTCATCCACGAACACCAGCTGTCCGGCACAGCGAGTGGGTGCTCCATTGACCTCGGTCTTGGGAGTGGTGCAACCCAACCTTATATCGATATCCGGATCGGCAGGTGGAGTCCAGGGTGTTGTGGAAACGGGCACAACAGGTGGGCGTGGTGAGGCATTATTACCACTGTAGCCATTGACCACAAACGACCCGTCGTCTTCGCGATAACCCAGTCCGTTGTAGATAACGTAGGTCCAGTAGTACAGCGTATCGCCGGGCTTGAGTGCCGTAGTCCGATCCCGGAAGGTCCAGCGTCCGTTCTTCGCTTTGACTATGTCGCGTGCCCAGGTGCCAGCCTCCAGGCCCTCCATCTCCTCATTCAGTTTGCCATGGAAGGCGAACAGGGTGATGCCCTCCTCGTCGGGAATTGAGACTTCGAATCCCTTGGGATAGAACACCTCGATCTTAGCCTTGGTTACTTCATATCCCTGAACGCCAaggagcaggaacagcagTTGGAGGCAGCAGCTCCAGGCCACAAGACGCCATGCATCCGCCATTCTGGGAATTACAATTGAAACTGCGATGAGCAGTCAGACAAGTCGGGCTTGGAAGTCTGAGAAGCTTATCAAGAACCGGTCGAggctttgtttgttaataGTGCACTGCGCAAAAATAGTAACTCTCAAGTCTTAAAGCGCTATTGCGGTTTCTAAAGTCTAACACCTTGGATGCAACAATGTTATGGCATTCGTATAGTCTTAGTAGCTAAATATAGCAATCTATCGATCTAATAAAAGAGAGAATAATGCTTTGTTTACtgaaaataattataacac
This portion of the Drosophila santomea strain STO CAGO 1482 chromosome 3L, Prin_Dsan_1.1, whole genome shotgun sequence genome encodes:
- the LOC120450312 gene encoding valine--tRNA ligase, mitochondrial-like, which gives rise to MQIIRNCSSKLLRHKYLCQPRVYALYYSTLKDAAKELPLAAGYQPRPVENAYWEREERQANLPKASASSCKRGTYRMLLPPPNVTGNLHLGHALMATVQDVIARQREQLGYHVDWVPGTDHAGIATQVVVERTIAASQAKTRQELGRSAFLDEVWRWKAEKGAGIVQDLRQLGCKLNWQREYFTMDEQQAHAVNVAFERLFDEGLIQRRNSLVNWSTTLRSAISDIEVDVVDIKEPVEMAVPGYEHNVLFGRIYDLAYRVVDGETLPDGSVEEIVVSTTRPETILGDVAVAVHPLDPRYAKYRNLDQVNLKHPFRDDTIPLVFDISVDQELGTGAVKITPAHDKFDFELANRHKLQPRQVFNETGHVLEEYSEFKGIPRFEARELIVNRLEELDLLRQVRSHTMQLPICSRSKDVIEYMILPQWFLKCKELAKDALSELHSGRLQILPPSFETEWERWLQDSRDWCISRQLWWGHQVPAYEVIDSQGKSQWVAAVSEKAARQKAKQLVGSEEFTLKRDPDVLDTWFSSSLLPFSTAGWPEESYKERYPLDIMQTGHDIIFFWVARMMMMGLKLTGEAPFQRILLNGIVCDAHGRKMSKSLGNIVAPQQVVQGASLESLKAGLEQSCEAGIIKPAELKTSTAGMTKMFPNGIQECGTDALRFTLMSHNIKSHFISFDVNACYTNKLFLNKIWQAMRFTLGSAKGLGISLHQFETLEGVSLGIWDRWIIGRLAETLSVCSQSYGNYNFHLATAALKTFFYQNLCDTYLETTKTAIANRTADAYIHVGTLTACLSWGLQAMAPYTPFVASELLQHVPLNIELKLSDYKDEQLAEEVNEIVSICQNVRQIKSRNEISKRHQPHLSLFAQNTDSEGVLRRHLPQIKVLTRCEDVELELLDESSKISKQLSFFSTAGALCSFGLRVSDGLAVTAEKRDEMQLANTKKLKKLVTELQRYRMRLDNEAFQLMADKNVKTHFENKVKELEAEISSLTRLAVSS
- the LOC120450317 gene encoding uncharacterized protein LOC120450317 codes for the protein MSAGGRSSQLLVLVAIFFSSYIVGIYSAARASSLSLTSETKANETLLLANDTQLLDDGNSSLARSGSRHPRWFPFYTIGRFSNDICIGNNLLLGTCVINGECSDNSGVAAGSCSSITAQAICCIYQRTCGASTSYNNTYFYNSNYPAPYGGGGRCSIVVTPPDSTICQLRVDFLALSLAPPSGDGSCATDALTITGGASQVPSICGENAGQHVYVDFNGVNPITISVATSGSYTFNRNWQFQIRMLGCSSATLAPAGCLQYYMPSSGTLASFNYNSAAASALNSIGVQGTRQLANTNYGICIRKATGMCSITYSQVGSDTYSFTLTNDVGAVDPTLLATSSVQSQECTTDYIIIPAPTQGGVSMPSDRFCGLGLVSTTTSAKPFVVYTVTDSNEDMDISNRGFYLSYSQNACPIL
- the LOC120449927 gene encoding 54S ribosomal protein L12, mitochondrial, encoding MHITRLALRQISRQVQLHRMYSAAAPAAAVSGAEKLVPPTPEGAAKPPNPKLDSIVNNIAALNLLEVSELSTLLKQKLNLPETAFAPQFAAGPARAAPAEDEEEAAPKKVQTSFKVKLVKFDEKQKVALIKEVKNLLEGMNLVQAKKFVESAPTIVKEDIPKEEAEKLKEALAKAGAIIEIE
- the LOC120449397 gene encoding gram-negative bacteria-binding protein 3 — its product is MADAWRLVAWSCCLQLLFLLLGVQGYEVTKAKIEVFYPKGFEVSIPDEEGITLFAFHGKLNEEMEGLEAGTWARDIVKAKNGRWTFRDRTTALKPGDTLYYWTYVIYNGLGYREDDGSFVVNGYSGNNASPRPPVVPVSTTPWTPPADPDIDIRLGCTTPKTEVNGAPTRCAGQLVFVDEFNAAKLDPNKWKAERRFSAQPDYEFNVYVDDAPETLCLANGHVVLSTNTMKKQFKKGSGESLDLGEKCTGQANTHDCVRNGRTLNDGLPPMVTAQFSSKDFSFKYGRVEVRAKMPRAQWVTPQIWLQPKRPIYGVDDYRSGQLRVAYTRPNGANLDLYGAAVLFADEPLRSVKNCLKPGTGDSSEDWSDSFHNYTLEWTPRELRWLVDGKEWCVQGSAKGAFSETTAGGKSLPQAQKLEEGSGLAPFDQEFYLTFGLSVGGFNEYQHEVKPWNEKAPQAQKAFWKEVKKNRDHWLDEGHLKIDYVKVYSL